The region atttaaatatatctgtATCCAAAATTTTGCCCAGGTGGTTATGGATCTGCCCCAGGGTACAGATGAGAACACCATCTCCTTTGGAACTGTAAGGAAGAATAAGGTTAAGGTGTCAATGAACTTAGAATGCTTATAATACCTATACTATGGAATCATCATGAAAAGAGAAAGTCAAAATAAATTTTCCAGATATTTAAGGTATATATCAATTCTTCATACTTTGAATCTTTTAattatctttgctttttaatgAGAATAATAAAGATATTCCATATTCTTTCCTTAAACTGAACAGAATCAAATAGATTTAAACTACGACATAGAGCTAAATGTTTAGGTACTAACCTCAGCACACCCCTCAAAACTCTTGGAAAAATCCCTGTTATCAACTTAATTTTACTCATAAAGGCAGAATAAAGACACATACCTTTATGGTTTCCTAAGCAATGGAATATGACTGACTTTCCATAAAATTCTTTAATGTCTCAAAAAATTACAGCTGCTTCTCCTGCTGATTTGGTCTTCCTCCAGATAATGGTATTAACTGTTGCTCTGGTCAGCTTGCACCCACTCAGATCTGAGTGGGAAGTGGGTCAAAGACTCCTAAGTGCCAGgcacctccctggtggcgcagtggttaagaatctgcctgtcaatgcaggggacctgggtttgatccctggtccaggaagatcccacatgccgtggagcaactaagcccacgcctagagcctgtgttccgcaacaagagaagccaccacaatgagatgcccaccaccgcaacaaagagtagccccctctcctcaactagagaaagcctgcatgcagcaatggaagacctgacgcagccaaaaataaaaatatacctatatctatataaaaGGCCCCTAAGTGCCTACTTCAGCCTTCATTCTCCCCTTTACTCTTAGTGACAGAAGCCTGATTTTCAGCTGGGCATTCTGCAACCCAGAATAAGACACATTTTCCAGCTTCCCTTTTCTAAGATTTGGCCTATGATACACCTGCTGAAGTGATTTACGGGAAGGCTGCTTAAAGGGAGCTGACTGACCGGGAGGAGTCTCTTTTGTCCTTCTGCCTTTTGTCTACATTTTgcatgtgatggctggagcttcaGCAGCCATCAAGGATCATATGATGACCTTAAGGAATAATGGCATGAAAGGCAGAGACTGGGTTCCCTAGTGATGTCATGAAACCACCTTACCAGTGCTGGACTGCTGTCTCTGGCCTTTTCTATTTAAGAGAAAAACGAACTTTTACTATAtcattcccacttttttttttttaaactatttgcaGCTGAACAAAAACCTCAGCAAAACATGAGGGCTCACCAGTCTTTGCACTCACGTGACAGAGTGAGAAGTACCCCAAGCAGCTACCACCAATCAGCAAGTGATGTTTATCATCCTGGTGATATATTCAGAAGTGGACTTCCCTAAGCTTAATATTCTTCATCATTACCATGACATTTTGGCATTCACAACATGAAGATCATGATCTCTTCCAAGCTGATTTTCTGATTTGACTTTCAAAATTCCAGAACAAGCAGCATTTTAAAATCCTGTCCTcagtattaaaggaaaaaagtccaatttctttccccatttattgAAGTTTCTATGCAGCAGCCATTATACTGACACTGGAGTTATGAAGTAAGACAGCTGCTACTTGGATTAATTCAGCCCGGTTCATTCAAATGGCTTATGAAATCTCTTCCATAGTCTAAATAAAACCTAATCAATGAGGTATATGGCAGTGATGGGGCTGCGAAATGGTAAAATTAGATCATCTTTGCTTTCCAAAATGctgattgggggtggggaaggaggagataaTGCTAGGGGCAGGCAGGGTAGTAAAACCAGTGGGTGAAAATGTTCACCATTAACCTGTGCTTTAAGATACCTTTGAGTGTGATATATTTCCAAACATCATTGGTTTTATTGTATAGGAGTCTGTTGCTGTAGCATATGCAAAAATATCAACCTGCTCTTGCTCTGTTTAAGCCTGTAAATCTGTGGACACTTGATTCATTGCCGACTTAAAGCCCTCACTCAATCATGAAGCTCTCTACTACTTGGAGATGCATAGCTATGCATTTAGCATgctaaaggctctgagaagtcctgcagtaaagaaTGCTATTTACCTTTGATCCCCCAGGGTCTAGGGTCAAATTACTGTGGCCCAAAGCTGACTACAAGGAAAacgaaggaaagagagaggaggcagATAGCCTCCAACTTGGTCCCCAAGAGTTCTCTGCCAGAGTTGGCTAGAGTGACTTTTCCTAAAGTGCCAGCTTGCTTGTTAATGTACTGTCTCTGATGGTCCATAAGGAGAGGACACCTCATCAAGCCAGTTTGTCTTTGTGATGATATCTCTGATGTTGAAAAAGACCTGATCTCTGCCTGAAGGCTTCTCCACATTCATTACACTCATACGGTTTTTCCTCGTTGTGGATTCTCACATGTTGAGTAAGGTGTGAGTTTAGTCGGAAGGCTTTCTGGCATATAGTACACTTGAaaggtttttctccagtgtgaatcCTGTGGTGTCGAATAAGGTCTGAGGTCaaactgaaggctttcccacactcgTTACACTGATGGCTTTTGGAGTGGCTGTGGATTCTCTGATGGTGGGTGAGGAGCAGGGCCTGACTAAAGGTTTTCCCACACTCCTTGCACTCACAGGGCTCCTCCTGACTGTGAATTCTCTGGTGTCGATTAAGGTGAGAACTGCGCCGAAAGTTCTTTCCACAGTGGATACACaggtaaggtttctctccagtatggatTCTGAGATGTTCCAAAAGGCCTGCATTCTGGCTAAAGACTTTTCCACACTCCTTGCACTGATAAGGCTTCTCGCCAAGATGGATTTTCTGATGTCTGACAAGGTGTGAACTTCTCtgaaaggctttcccacactcaTGACACTGATGACCTTTCTCTCTGCAGTGGATTTTCTGATGTCCAGTAAGACTAGAACTCTGACACACTTCAGATTCACAGAGCTTTTCTCCCGTGTGTGAACCTTCATGCTTAATCAGGTCTGAGTGCTGGATGAACCCCTCCCCACATTCTGAGCATTTATAGTCAGTCTTCTCCTTGGCCTTGGCCTGCTGCCTATCCAAGTTAGAGTCCTCATAATGAGCCTCTTTGGGTTCAGATATTTTCCCAGGTAATTCCACTCCTCCACAGGAGTCTGTCTCTACAACCAGCTTCCCGTTCTCAATCCTTGTCTCCTCACctgaaacattaaatatataccaCCAGTTACTTGTTTTTTGGTGCTTAGGGAAAGGAATCTacaattaggaggaaaaaaaattgaatcaagCCATGTGTGCAAAGTGGAAATGTTGTGGGTGCTGGTGTTTGCATAGAACATACATGGAATGATACATAAGAAACTCTTTAACAGTGGCTGCTTTTGGGGGATTATGGTGAGAGGCAACTTATTTTAAATGGATTGAGGTTTATCATGTGATACGCacatctatacatacatacacatacacagaagtTTGCAAGCAAGCAAACTGTCATAAAGGGCATGGCTGTATGTTCTTGATAATGGCCTCATGTGGAAAATTAGAAAGCTAGGTCAACTGAGTACCCTGGGGCCAATAAGAAAGGGCTAGCaccagaaatgaagaaataaactagAAATGAAGACATGCAGATGTGGTGCCAATTTTATCATGATTAACTGTGTAATCTTAGGTAATTCTTCTGGGCTCAGTGTCCTCACCAATAAATCAAAAACACTGGGCCACAAGGCCCTGATGGTAACATGAAGTCCACAAAAATGTCTTAGCCTTTCCTGATCTCCTTGGACAGCAGTAACTGCTTTCCTGTGTGGTTCAATGGAGCTATTATATCTCAGTGCTGTAATAATTTGCTTATATGCCTGGAACATAAGACATATAAGCAAATTATAACAATGTGTGCTGAATAAAACCTTAGCtcagacacacagggaagaggGTGAGAAGGAACAGTAGATAGGATAAGTCTTTTAAGTCCAGGAGCCTGAAAGGGGATGCAAAGTCAGAATGAGAGAGTAAAAGGGGAGAtggatggagaaaatagaagagggagCATCTAAGCAGCACTCATAACAAGCAAATGAGGGTTACCCCGTGTAAGCAAGATAAAGGCAGCAGATCATTTAAAGAGTGAGAGTAGATGAGAAAGTGAAGGATGTGGGAAGGAGACATCAGGGAAAGTAAAAGCACATGTGGGAGAGGGAAGATTAAAAACATGTACTGTGTATAAAGGCCTTTTGCAAGAGGATGAAGTAGGCTCCATGGGGGAGGGAGTGAGAGTTAAGGGATGAGAACGAGAGAGGTTCTTTTCCAGTGATTTTATAATGACATACACAACTAAAAGGGGAGGCAGGGGcctccaaaactgaaaaacaacctgaacttgaatataaaataacggggc is a window of Physeter macrocephalus isolate SW-GA chromosome 18, ASM283717v5, whole genome shotgun sequence DNA encoding:
- the ZSCAN26 gene encoding zinc finger and SCAN domain-containing protein 26 isoform X2, which gives rise to MATALVTTPSLAPLNLKKEGLHLVKEDHHSTREQGVKLQGNGAGLGQEPLCKQFRQLRYEETTGPREALSRLRELCRQWLQPETHTKEQILELLVLEQFLTILPEELQDRVRQHHPENGEDVVVVLEDLQPELGGTEQQAKKQKMLVEETAPLKAVPKQQVQPEGEIPKPKRQNGEETRIENGKLVVETDSCGGVELPGKISEPKEAHYEDSNLDRQQAKAKEKTDYKCSECGEGFIQHSDLIKHEGSHTGEKLCESEVCQSSSLTGHQKIHCREKGHQCHECGKAFQRSSHLVRHQKIHLGEKPYQCKECGKVFSQNAGLLEHLRIHTGEKPYLCIHCGKNFRRSSHLNRHQRIHSQEEPCECKECGKTFSQALLLTHHQRIHSHSKSHQCNECGKAFSLTSDLIRHHRIHTGEKPFKCTICQKAFRLNSHLTQHVRIHNEEKPYECNECGEAFRQRSGLFQHQRYHHKDKLA
- the ZSCAN26 gene encoding zinc finger and SCAN domain-containing protein 26 isoform X1; amino-acid sequence: MATALVTTPSLAPLNLKKEGLHLVKEDHHSTREQGVKLQGNGAGLGQEPLCKQFRQLRYEETTGPREALSRLRELCRQWLQPETHTKEQILELLVLEQFLTILPEELQDRVRQHHPENGEDVVVVLEDLQPELGGTEQQDPNQAKKQKMLVEETAPLKAVPKQQVQPEGEIPKPKRQNGEETRIENGKLVVETDSCGGVELPGKISEPKEAHYEDSNLDRQQAKAKEKTDYKCSECGEGFIQHSDLIKHEGSHTGEKLCESEVCQSSSLTGHQKIHCREKGHQCHECGKAFQRSSHLVRHQKIHLGEKPYQCKECGKVFSQNAGLLEHLRIHTGEKPYLCIHCGKNFRRSSHLNRHQRIHSQEEPCECKECGKTFSQALLLTHHQRIHSHSKSHQCNECGKAFSLTSDLIRHHRIHTGEKPFKCTICQKAFRLNSHLTQHVRIHNEEKPYECNECGEAFRQRSGLFQHQRYHHKDKLA